A region from the Ctenopharyngodon idella isolate HZGC_01 chromosome 13, HZGC01, whole genome shotgun sequence genome encodes:
- the usp54a gene encoding inactive ubiquitin carboxyl-terminal hydrolase 54a isoform X3 has product MPWGITWKNLHDCQQDIHITAAHARITDVSQTGAVLWHLDIFRRSFRQLTTHKCMEDSCIFCALKSIFAQFQFSSEKVLPSDALRCALAKTFQDEQRFQLGIMDDAAECFENILMRIHFHISDETKEDICTAKHCIPHQKFAMTLFEQCVCSNCGASSDPLPFIQMVHYISTTSLCNQAVRMLECREKPTPDMFGELLRNASTVGDLRNCPGNCGEKLRIRRVLMNSPEIITIGLVWDSDHSDLAEDVIHSLGTVLRLGDLFYRVTEDKAKQAELYLVGVVCYYGKHYSTFFFQTKIRKWIYFDDAHVKEIGPKWKDVVSRCIKGHYQPLLLLYADPRGTPVSAQDLASRLDLHHYTKAYYDSEDSGREPSISSDTRTDSSTDSYSYKHSHSHHESMASHFSSDSQGTVICNPDNDSASHSSLETTGPLTDSDPVQRLTLRKDGVLDRKGGVLDRKRSASRPRKLEVRGDSRSRCSKTDEVLSAGYHSEGETLKEQQVPRSLPKPSSSRLRDFKETMSNIIHNRPLSASSSGSVCPPDSSAKAQDWEADSTSSESKSSSSGGRYRPPWKPRREALNIDSIFSRERRKQAGYSPLGVLLPEDTGPQGDLAASMEHTTLRDLPGPLRRGSEQPPRLIQRMESGYESSERNSNSPVSLDMPVSEGTSNGTHSLQEGGKKKPLPEANPSWKTVPVTKSKSSSALLQDVKASVKGSSHMSLAGEGRSELDELQEEVARRAKEQELQRRKEKEKEAAMGFNPRPSKFMDLDELQSQGKGEGFERCVLEAETLLDQSLRLEQAGEVATALSVVNEAMSKLRHTLHESSANAQGRMQKCMRRARGLQQRMQQQQELQQKQQEEEKEQKQPLSEQSVPVQILLTNVKEDEKAVSEDALRPPSPLHMKPQSINKPISEAPGPPVSSYHADTLSQQQGSTGDNSSPLAVTENGPHSHTWGPRDPVTITNSLVQTASKCSSATVPVIAVNGCKALLQSSVPLNTPSGPTNFSARHTPSISDHSNSGEGLQNPPRPQSLHGLTHAPHSHASDACQKSLPAHSRNWSCRSLERPDRRPTVMDSSPYSPADLRSPSSPCPPSLSSPALEQHPASPMPVERWAENVNRYYNSQNCARSGRGSPCEELSELDSLYQASLKAPSMPRAPRGPSPQLASRTGPASSRKHTSGFSATLGRSKTPTAEIERSAYRTPAYSTKPLQKPVSAAAYDAPLGEDESYSAENLRRIARSLSGTVIGGRADVPQSRSFDPHVSRMSKHVNVQPPTRRSTTSLHVLPPPSHNPPMFPHEPQPQYLHPSHLHHPAPPSHLHQQTLRPSHGQTGDCQKANKFLAVLDRGEVFSCENYHNVALNYGTLPRALRRSVSSGPPVHQARSGPSVGPGPRNYPDAAYATLSHHHRTTASSRTMDGFYRHPQQQSASTTPIPHYSSHHHRHLEPPAQPLRLDVPPERDWRAGGTHVFPRTEPRGGLSRGPPVYICGLCKQSPAEPNRSYCQTCRAHMNHYRMTS; this is encoded by the exons GTTCTCTGGCATCTGGATATCTTCCGGCGAAGTTTCCGGCAGCTCACCACACACAAGTGTATGGAGGACTCGTGCATCTTCTGCGCTCTTAAG agcaTCTTTGCGCAGTTCCAGTTCAGCAGTGAGAAGGTGCTGCCCTCTGATGCTCTTCGCTGCGCTCTGGCCAAAACCTTCCAGGATGAGCAGCGATTCCAGCTCGGCATTATGGATGATGCAGCTGAGTGTTTC GAGAATATCCTTATGAGGATCCACTTTCACATCTCTGATGAGACTAAGGAAGACATCTGCACAGCCAAACACTGCATCCCTCACCAGAAGTTTGCCATGACACTCTTTGAGCAG TGTGTGTGCAGCAACTGTGGAGCCTCCTCAGACCCCTTACCCTTCATTCAGATGGTCCATTACATCTCCACCACCTCTCTATG TAACCAGGCAGTGCGAATGCTGGAATGCCGAGAGAAGCCCACCCCAGACATGTTTGGAGAGCTGCTGAGGAACGCCAGCACCGTGGGAGACCTGCGCAACTGCCCG GGCAACTGTGGAGAGAAACTCCGTATTCGACGTGTCCTGATGAACTCCCCAGAGATCATCACTATTGGCCTGGTGTGGGACTCAGACCACTCTGACTTGGCAGAAGATGTCATTCATAGCTTGGGCACCGTCCTGCGGCTCGGAGAT CTGTTCTACCGAGTGACAGAGGACAAGGCCAAACAGGCGGAGCTCTACCTGGTGGGCGTGGTCTGTTACTATGGCAAACACTACTCTACTTTCTTCTTCCAAACCAAAATCCGCAAGTGGATTTACTTTGATGATGCTCATGTGAAAGAG ATTGGGCCCAAGTGGAAGGATGTGGTGTCCCGGTGTATAAAAGGGCATTACCAGCCACTGCTGCTGCTCTATGCTGACCCCCGGGGGACGCCAGTGTCAGCTCAGGATTTGGCCTCGCGCCTAGACCTACATCACTACACTAAAGCATATTACGACAGTGAGGATTCAG GCCGTGAGCCATCAATTTCCAGCGATACACGGACAGACTCCTCCACAGACAGCTACAGCTATAAGCATTCACACTCCCACCACGAGTCTATGGCTTCCCATTTCTCCTCTGACTCCCAGGGAACCGTCATCTGTAACCCTGACAACGACTCTGCCTCCCACAGCAGCCTGGAAACCACAG GTCCTTTGACTGACAGTGATCCAGTGCAACGCCTCACTCTCAGAAAAGACGGGGTCTTGGACAGAAAGGGAGGTGTTTTGGACCGGAAAAGAAGTGCCAGCAGGCCACGAAAACTCGAGGTCCGGGGTGATTCAAGAAGTCGTTGCTCTAAGACAGATGAGGTGTTATCTGCCGGCTACCACAGTGAAG GCGAGACTTTAAAAGAGCAGCAGGTTCCTCGTTCCCTACCTAAACCCAGCTCCAGTCGACTTAGAGACTTTAAAGAGACTATGAGCAACATTATCCATAACCGGCCTCTTTCTGCATCGTCCTCGGGCTCAGTTTGCCCACCTGACTCCAGCGCTAAGGCCCAAGACTGGGAAGCTGACAGCACCAGCAGCGAGTCCAAGTCCAGCTCCTCTGGAGGGCGATACCGTCCGCCCTGGAAGCCTCGGCGTGAGGCCCTCAACATCGATAGCATCTTTAGCAGGGAACGGCGCAAGCAGGCCGGGTACAGTCCGCTAGGAGTTCTGTTGCCTGAAGACACCGGTCCTCAGGGGGACTTGGCGGCATCCATGGAGCACACCACCTTGCGAGACCTGCCAGGACCCCTGAGACGAGGGTCAGAGCAGCCCCCACGACTTATCCAGAGGATGGAGAGTGGCTACGAGAGCAGTGAGAGGAACAGTAACAGCCCCGTCAGTCTGGACATGCCTGTTAGCGAGGGCACCAGTAATGGCACGCACAG CTTACAAGAAGGAGGAAAGAAAAAGCCTCTACCTGAAGCCAACCCATCATGGAAAACTGTACCTGTCACCAAATCCAAGAGCAGCAGTGCCCTACTGCAGGATGTCAAAGCGTCAGTCAAGGGCAGCAGTCACATGAGTTTAG caGGTGAGGGCCGCAGTGAACTGGATGAGCTACAGGAGGAAGTTGCTCGCCGGGCCAAGGAGCAAGAATTACAGAGGCGAAAGGAAAAGGAGAAAGAGGCGGCCATGGGCTTTAATCCCAGACCCAGCAAGTTCATGGATTTGGACGAGCTCCAGAGCCAAG GGAAAGGGGAAGGCTTTGAAAGGTGTGTGTTGGAGGCAGAGACTCTGTTAGACCAATCTCTGAGGTTGGAACAGGCAGGAGAGGTGGCCACCGCTCTGTCTGTGGTTAACGAAGCAATGT CTAAACTCAGGCATACCTTGCATGAGAGCAGCGCTAACGCTCAGGGCAGGATGCAAAAGTGCATGAGGAGAGCACGAGGTCTGCAGCAGCgcatgcagcagcagcaggaacTGCAGCAGAAGCAACAGGAGGAAGAGAAGGAACAGAAACAGCCCCTCAG TGAACAGTCTGTCCCGGTCCAAATACTTCTGACAAATGTTAAAGAGGATGAGAAGGCAGTTTCAGAAGATGCATTAAGACCACCGTCACCTCTCCACATGAAACCTCAGTCTATAAATAAACCAATTTCTGAAGCCCCCGGACCTCCTGTCTCCTCCTACCATGCAGACACACTTTCTCAGCAGCAGGGCAGCACAGGAGACAACTCCAGTCCTCTTGCTGTTACAGAGAATGGGCCGCACTCACACACGTGGGGCCCCAGAGACCCCGTAACTATCACAAACTCTCTTGTACAAACTGCTAGTAAATGCAGTTCTGCCACTGTGCCTGTTATTGCAGTGAATGGCTGCAAGGCTCTTCTCCAGTCCTCAGTTCCACTCAATACACCCTCTGGTCCAACTAATTTCAGTGCCCGTCACACCCCTTCCATCTCTGATCACTCTAACTCTGGGGAAGGACTGCAAAACCCACCTCGACCTCAGTCTCTTCATGGCCTAACCCACGCGCCCCACAGCCATGCTTCTGATGCCTGTCAAAAATCACTCCCGGCACACTCACGTAATTGGTCCTGTCGCAGTCTGGAACGTCCCGATCGCCGTCCTACCGTGATGGACTCCTCCCCGTACTCTCCAGCAGACCTTCGCTCCCCCTCATCCCCCTGTCCTCCATCCCTTTCATCACCAGCACTAGAGCAGCATCCAGCCAGCCCTATGCCTGTGGAGAGGTGGGCCGAGAATGTCAATCGATACTATAATTCCCAGAATTGTGCGCGGTCGGGACGAGGCTCACCCTGTGAGGAGCTGTCTGAGCTGGACTCACTTTATCAGGCCAGCTTGAAGGCTCCCAGCATGCCCCGAGCCCCACGGGGACCCAGTCCTCAGCTTGCCAGCAGAACAG GCCCCGCTTCTTCTCGTAAGCACACCTCTGGATTCTCTGCCACACTTGGCCGTTCTAAAACCCCCACAGCAGAGATCGAGAGGAGTGCCTACAGGACGCCAGCATACAGCACTAAACCTCTTCAGAAG CCTGTGTCTGCTGCTGCCTATGATGCACCACTGGGTGAGGATGAATCATACAGTGCCGAGAACCTGCGACGAATTGCTCGGAGTCTCAGTGGGACTGTCATTGGAGGACGGGCTGATGTACCCCAATCTCGCAGCTTT GACCCCCATGTCTCCAGGATGTCCAAGCATGTGAATGTGCAGCCCCCCACACGTCGCTCCACCACCTCACTGCATGTTTTACCCCCTCCTTCCCACAATCCTCCTATGTTCCCTCACGAACCACAGCCCCAATACCTTCACCCAAGCCACCTCCACCATCCCGCCCCTCCATCACACCTGCACCAGCAGACACTGAGGCCTTCTCATGGACAAACAG GAGATTGCCAAAAGGCCAACAAGTTTCTGGCTGTGCTTGACCGGGGTGAAGTGTTCTCCTGTGAAAACTACCACAACGTTGCACTGAACTACGGCACACTTCCACGGGCCCTCCGTAGGTCAGTTTCATCTGGGCCCCCAGTGCACCAAGCGAGGTCAGGACCCTCAGTGGGCCCAGGGCCCCGGAACTACCCAGACGCAGCCTATGCCACACTGTCCCACCATCACCGCACTACAGCATCTAGTAGAACAATGGATGGTTTTTACAGACATCCACAACAACAATCTGCTTCAACCACCCCAATCCCGCATTACTCAAGCCATCATCACCGGCACCTAGAGCCGCCAGCCCAACCCCTCCGCCTCGATGTGCCCCCCGAGAGGGACTGGAGGGCTGGAGGCACTCATGTCTTCCCCAGGACAGAACCACGTGGTGGACTGTCCCGTGGCCCTCCTGTTTATATCTGTGGGCTGTGCAAGCAGAGCCCGGCTGAGCCAAATAGAAGCTACTGCCAGACCTGCAGAGCCCATATGAACCACTACAGGATGACCAGCTGA